A genomic stretch from Corynebacterium kutscheri includes:
- the nusB gene encoding transcription antitermination factor NusB, protein MAKNSRKHSRSFKRHGSRFKARHRAAAILFEAEIRDLDPVAIIEDRINLSKIDTVLSAPVPAYTQQIVAGVAEQLDRIDEIISAHLAEEWTLERIPAVDRAILRVGLWEMLFNEELDAPIVVVEAVELASYLSTDQSPAYINALLDAVVRNIDDVVAGKPATEEIFPEVDAEGPEALLSATDISVEFDDDFNLDTEIASDVADAELIDGVENDSEDITTMSYTYNESAERD, encoded by the coding sequence GTGGCTAAGAACAGTAGGAAGCATAGCCGTAGTTTTAAACGTCACGGCTCACGGTTTAAAGCACGGCACAGAGCGGCAGCGATTCTTTTTGAAGCAGAGATTCGTGATCTTGATCCGGTAGCTATTATCGAGGATCGGATTAATCTCTCAAAAATTGATACGGTGTTATCTGCTCCTGTGCCAGCTTATACCCAACAGATTGTTGCTGGGGTAGCAGAACAGCTGGATCGTATCGACGAGATTATCTCTGCGCATCTTGCTGAAGAATGGACCTTGGAGCGTATTCCGGCCGTTGATCGGGCAATTTTACGTGTTGGTTTATGGGAGATGCTTTTTAATGAAGAGCTAGATGCTCCGATTGTGGTGGTTGAGGCTGTCGAATTAGCTAGCTATTTGTCTACCGATCAATCGCCAGCGTATATTAATGCACTTTTAGATGCAGTGGTACGCAATATTGATGATGTAGTAGCCGGTAAACCAGCTACCGAAGAAATTTTTCCCGAAGTCGATGCGGAAGGTCCAGAAGCACTACTATCGGCTACGGATATTAGCGTAGAATTCGATGACGATTTTAACCTTGACACCGAAATTGCCAGCGATGTTGCAGATGCTGAGTTAATTGATGGCGTCGAGAATGATTCTGAGGATATAACTACGATGTCATATACGTACAATGAGTCAGCAGAACGCGATTAG
- the efp gene encoding elongation factor P, translating to MPSTSDFKNGLVLKIDNKLQQIIEFQHVKPGKGPAFVRTKLKDVVSGKVTDKTFNAGVKVETATVDRRDMTYLYNDGTSYVVMDAKTYEQHELAPHLLGDAARFLLENTTIQVSFHEGEPLFAELPISIDLRVEHTEPGLQGDRSNAGTKPATLETGAEIQVPLFVEIGNVVKVDTRDGSYLSRVNN from the coding sequence GTGCCATCTACGTCTGATTTTAAGAATGGTCTTGTTCTCAAGATTGATAATAAACTCCAGCAAATTATTGAGTTCCAGCACGTGAAACCAGGCAAAGGTCCTGCTTTTGTGCGTACCAAGCTCAAGGATGTTGTCTCTGGTAAGGTCACCGATAAGACTTTTAACGCTGGCGTTAAGGTAGAAACCGCTACTGTTGATCGTCGTGATATGACCTACCTCTACAACGATGGCACGAGTTACGTTGTGATGGATGCCAAGACCTATGAGCAGCACGAATTGGCACCACATTTACTTGGCGACGCAGCACGTTTTCTACTAGAAAACACCACCATTCAGGTTTCCTTCCACGAAGGTGAGCCACTGTTTGCTGAACTACCTATCTCTATTGATTTGCGTGTTGAGCACACTGAACCAGGTTTGCAAGGCGATCGTTCTAATGCGGGCACCAAGCCAGCAACGCTTGAAACCGGCGCAGAAATTCAAGTGCCACTGTTCGTCGAGATCGGTAACGTCGTCAAGGTGGATACCCGTGATGGTTCGTACCTGTCACGTGTGAACAACTAA
- a CDS encoding M24 family metallopeptidase, which translates to MALADTRFLTRRRTLAAILAGQRIDSMLVTHLTHVRYLSGFSGSNGALILHKDLSALIATDGRYTTQIAEEVPDIEALNARAVGVELLKTISGPRRVGFEADYVSVSELKKLEAACPEDVTLIPISGVIEGIRLTKDSLERTRLAEVATIANSAFAELLAAGELRAGMKEYEVAAHLEYRMRIKGAERPSFDTIVASGPNSAKPHHGAGDRIICNGDLVTVDFGAHWAGFNSDTTRTVMVGQPNDFQREIYDVVLRAQSAGVAAATPGTPLVEVDRACRDIIEQAGYGDFFVHSTGHGIGLDVHEQPAAAVTGTGELAEHMTLTIEPGIYVPGKGGVRIEDTLIITNGKAQNLTDLPKELIIID; encoded by the coding sequence ATGGCTTTAGCTGATACTCGTTTTCTTACCCGTCGTCGAACACTTGCTGCGATACTTGCTGGTCAACGTATTGATAGTATGTTAGTGACGCATTTGACTCATGTGCGCTATCTTTCTGGTTTCTCTGGCTCAAACGGCGCACTTATATTGCATAAGGATCTCTCTGCACTGATTGCTACCGACGGACGTTATACCACGCAAATCGCAGAAGAAGTACCAGATATTGAAGCACTGAATGCTCGTGCAGTCGGAGTTGAATTACTTAAAACTATTTCTGGACCACGCCGGGTAGGTTTTGAAGCAGATTATGTTTCTGTTTCTGAATTAAAAAAACTTGAGGCAGCGTGCCCGGAGGATGTCACTTTAATTCCTATTAGTGGAGTCATTGAAGGAATTCGGTTGACAAAAGACTCCTTGGAACGTACTCGGTTAGCGGAGGTTGCCACAATAGCTAACTCCGCTTTTGCGGAACTTTTAGCTGCCGGTGAGCTACGTGCTGGGATGAAGGAATATGAGGTTGCTGCTCACTTGGAGTATCGCATGCGGATAAAAGGTGCTGAGCGGCCTAGTTTTGATACTATTGTTGCTTCTGGCCCTAATTCTGCTAAACCCCATCATGGTGCTGGCGATCGAATTATTTGTAACGGCGATTTAGTAACTGTTGACTTTGGTGCACACTGGGCGGGTTTTAATTCTGATACGACGCGCACTGTTATGGTCGGTCAGCCGAATGATTTTCAGCGTGAGATCTATGATGTTGTGTTGCGTGCACAAAGCGCTGGGGTGGCAGCAGCTACTCCAGGAACTCCATTAGTTGAAGTTGATCGCGCATGTCGTGACATTATCGAGCAAGCTGGCTATGGAGATTTTTTTGTTCATTCCACCGGGCATGGAATTGGTTTAGATGTGCATGAACAACCGGCAGCCGCAGTTACTGGAACTGGGGAATTGGCAGAGCATATGACTTTGACTATTGAACCGGGTATTTATGTTCCAGGTAAAGGTGGGGTGCGCATTGAAGATACTCTTATTATTACCAATGGTAAGGCGCAAAATTTAACTGATTTACCAAAAGAATTAATCATTATTGATTAA
- the aroQ gene encoding type II 3-dehydroquinate dehydratase codes for MTILVLNGPNLNRLGKRQPEIYGSTTLVDVEERLKNYAQQRGAQLIARQSNHEGELIDWVHEAVDKQWPVIINPGGYTHTSVALRDALAEVADGPGFIEVHISNVHAREKFRHHSYLSALALGVIAGLGVRGYEYAVDFLLAHRG; via the coding sequence ATCACGATACTTGTCCTTAATGGTCCAAATCTCAACCGATTAGGTAAACGCCAACCAGAGATATATGGTTCAACCACTCTTGTTGATGTAGAAGAACGTTTAAAAAACTATGCTCAACAACGTGGGGCACAGTTAATAGCTCGACAATCGAATCATGAAGGCGAGCTTATTGACTGGGTGCATGAAGCCGTCGATAAGCAGTGGCCAGTAATTATTAATCCTGGCGGATATACGCATACATCGGTAGCGCTACGGGATGCTTTGGCTGAGGTTGCTGATGGGCCAGGGTTTATTGAGGTGCATATTTCAAATGTACATGCTCGGGAAAAATTCCGGCATCATTCCTATCTTTCTGCTCTTGCTCTCGGTGTGATCGCTGGATTGGGTGTTCGTGGATATGAGTATGCGGTAGATTTTTTACTTGCGCATCGAGGATAG
- the aroB gene encoding 3-dehydroquinate synthase codes for MAVVEVSGNTAYDVIIDHGLNNQIVEKVRHSGAHKVAIITQTSVDKYALALEQACTQAGFSCFVWEIPDAEDAKTLQVAGELWDKLGTENFSRTDLIIGLGGGAATDLAGFVAACWMRGIKVIQVPTTLLAMVDAAVGGKTGINTAAGKNLVGCFHEPAAVFIDLDFLNTLPTEELIAGSAEIIKTGFIADEEILRRYEQDPAACLRVDGFLPELIQRSVIVKARVVSQDLKESSLREILNYGHTFGHAVELYENFSWRHGRAVAVGMMFVANLAYQRGLIDDALLRRHSNILKAVGLPTSYAQDRFDELYTAMTRDKKNRDGAIRFVAITEVGQTTRIENPSVAELDQAYQALAPEK; via the coding sequence ATGGCAGTCGTAGAAGTATCGGGCAATACAGCCTATGACGTAATCATTGATCATGGGTTAAATAACCAAATCGTGGAAAAAGTGCGTCACAGTGGTGCACATAAGGTTGCGATTATTACCCAAACGAGCGTTGATAAGTATGCTTTAGCGCTAGAACAAGCTTGTACGCAAGCTGGTTTTAGCTGTTTTGTTTGGGAAATTCCTGATGCAGAAGACGCTAAAACTCTTCAGGTTGCCGGTGAGCTATGGGATAAATTAGGCACGGAGAATTTTTCTCGTACCGATCTTATTATTGGCCTCGGTGGGGGAGCAGCTACTGATCTAGCTGGTTTCGTGGCAGCATGTTGGATGCGCGGTATCAAGGTTATTCAGGTTCCCACCACACTTTTGGCAATGGTTGATGCAGCTGTTGGTGGTAAAACCGGAATTAACACAGCTGCTGGTAAAAATTTAGTGGGTTGTTTTCATGAACCCGCGGCTGTGTTTATTGATCTTGATTTCTTAAATACTTTGCCTACCGAAGAGCTTATTGCTGGTAGCGCAGAAATTATTAAAACTGGTTTCATCGCTGACGAAGAAATTCTACGCCGCTATGAACAAGACCCCGCAGCATGTTTAAGAGTAGACGGATTTTTACCTGAGCTTATTCAGCGCTCGGTAATAGTGAAGGCACGAGTGGTAAGCCAAGACCTTAAAGAATCCAGTCTGCGAGAAATCCTTAACTATGGACATACTTTCGGACATGCAGTTGAGCTTTATGAAAACTTTAGTTGGCGCCATGGCCGTGCCGTAGCTGTAGGCATGATGTTTGTCGCCAATCTTGCCTACCAACGCGGGCTTATTGACGATGCTTTGCTAAGACGACATAGCAATATTCTTAAGGCAGTTGGTTTACCTACTAGCTACGCTCAAGATCGTTTTGATGAGCTCTACACAGCCATGACTAGAGATAAAAAGAATCGCGATGGAGCTATTCGTTTTGTAGCGATTACCGAGGTAGGCCAGACCACTCGTATCGAAAACCCAAGTGTTGCTGAGTTAGATCAAGCCTATCAGGCGCTTGCACCGGAGAAATAA
- a CDS encoding shikimate kinase: MFVESTTAEQAAEKKKPIVVLVGPPGAGKTTIGRRLARALNTTFIDSDDLIEETIGKPCGVVFSELGEEKFRDLEEEQIVRALHSDGVVSLGGGAVLREANRLVLNDHNVVWIDVSAEEGINRTSTDNTRPVLAASDPLAHYNELLAQRSPLYRAVSGYRVRTDQRSPQKAVADVLGFIESAIISNTPSARDMK, encoded by the coding sequence ATGTTTGTTGAAAGTACTACAGCAGAACAAGCTGCAGAGAAGAAAAAACCGATTGTAGTTTTAGTAGGCCCTCCAGGAGCTGGAAAGACTACGATTGGTCGTCGATTGGCACGTGCCTTAAACACCACTTTTATCGACTCTGATGATCTGATTGAAGAAACTATAGGTAAGCCTTGCGGTGTGGTTTTTAGTGAATTAGGTGAAGAAAAATTCCGGGATCTTGAAGAAGAACAGATTGTTCGGGCACTACATAGTGATGGAGTAGTTAGCCTAGGCGGTGGGGCAGTACTACGAGAAGCAAATCGACTAGTGCTCAATGATCATAATGTTGTGTGGATTGATGTTTCTGCCGAAGAAGGTATTAATCGAACCAGCACCGATAATACTCGACCAGTATTAGCTGCGAGCGATCCACTTGCCCACTACAATGAACTATTAGCTCAACGTAGTCCCTTATATCGTGCGGTATCAGGTTATCGGGTACGTACCGATCAGCGCAGCCCTCAAAAAGCGGTTGCTGATGTGCTCGGATTTATTGAATCTGCGATTATTAGTAATACCCCTTCTGCTCGGGATATGAAATAA
- the aroC gene encoding chorismate synthase, protein MLRWTTSGESHGQALIAMIENMPSGVPIRTEEISYQLARRRLGYGRGARMKFEKDEITMLGGVRHGKTLGSPIAIMIANTEWPKWTTIMSADPLDYADPAVATALNSGRGAQLTRPRPGHADFAGMLKYDFDEARPILERASARETAARVAAATVARNFLRETLQVEVFSHVISIGRSEPYTGVSPTFSDCEDIDRSPVRAYDKQAEESMIAEIEEAKKQGDTLGGVVEVIVDGLPIGLGSHVSSESRLDAQLASALMGIQAIKAVEIGDGFEEARRRGSEAHDEIVRDETGIHRLSNRAGGIEGGMTNGETLRVRAAMKPISTVPRALQTIDMTTGKKASGIHQRSDVVAVPAAGVVAEAMVALVLAKNVLDKFGGDSLLETQRNIAAYQDNIARRLNFDS, encoded by the coding sequence ATGCTTCGTTGGACTACGTCAGGAGAATCACACGGGCAGGCTTTGATCGCCATGATCGAGAATATGCCTAGTGGGGTACCAATCCGTACTGAAGAAATTTCTTATCAGCTTGCTCGCCGTCGGCTTGGATATGGACGCGGTGCGCGCATGAAATTTGAAAAAGACGAGATAACGATGCTTGGAGGCGTCCGCCATGGCAAGACGCTAGGTAGTCCTATCGCCATTATGATTGCTAATACTGAATGGCCTAAATGGACAACCATTATGTCTGCCGATCCACTTGATTATGCTGATCCAGCTGTGGCAACGGCACTTAATTCTGGTCGAGGAGCTCAATTAACTAGGCCGAGGCCTGGACACGCGGATTTTGCTGGCATGCTGAAATATGATTTTGATGAAGCACGCCCAATTTTAGAACGCGCCTCAGCACGAGAAACCGCTGCACGAGTTGCCGCAGCAACAGTGGCGCGTAACTTTTTAAGAGAAACCCTTCAGGTGGAAGTCTTTTCTCACGTCATTTCAATTGGTCGTTCAGAGCCATATACTGGTGTTTCACCAACTTTTTCCGACTGTGAGGATATTGATAGATCCCCAGTGCGCGCTTATGATAAGCAAGCAGAAGAATCAATGATTGCAGAAATCGAGGAAGCTAAGAAACAAGGCGATACTTTAGGCGGAGTCGTTGAAGTCATCGTTGATGGATTGCCTATTGGTTTAGGCAGTCATGTTTCATCTGAGTCGCGGCTTGATGCACAACTTGCCTCTGCGCTTATGGGAATCCAAGCGATTAAAGCAGTAGAAATCGGGGATGGCTTTGAAGAAGCCCGACGACGTGGTTCAGAAGCGCATGATGAAATAGTGCGTGATGAAACAGGCATTCATCGATTAAGTAATCGTGCTGGTGGTATCGAAGGTGGTATGACGAACGGGGAAACACTGCGCGTTCGAGCAGCTATGAAACCTATTTCAACTGTTCCACGGGCTTTGCAAACCATTGATATGACAACTGGTAAGAAAGCTAGTGGCATACACCAGCGTTCTGATGTTGTTGCGGTGCCCGCAGCAGGTGTGGTCGCAGAAGCCATGGTTGCATTGGTGCTAGCAAAAAATGTACTCGATAAGTTTGGTGGGGATTCGCTCCTCGAAACACAACGCAATATTGCTGCATATCAGGATAATATTGCGCGTCGTTTGAACTTTGATTCATAA
- a CDS encoding prepilin peptidase, translated as MAMKILVGIAIILWATSLCVYDFRYRRLPNFLTLPAIIGTTTLALLVDQPQALFGGLLWLGIYFFLALMNLNIGGGDIKLALSLGILVGMVDLMAVFVAIFIASLLAIIELAFYRRQTQYSCAHGPHMIIGALTASLIFIA; from the coding sequence ATGGCGATGAAAATTCTTGTAGGAATAGCCATTATATTGTGGGCGACTTCACTTTGTGTCTATGATTTTCGCTATCGACGACTGCCAAATTTTCTTACATTGCCAGCTATTATCGGCACGACTACTCTAGCTTTGCTAGTAGATCAACCACAAGCATTATTTGGTGGATTACTATGGTTAGGCATTTATTTCTTTCTTGCATTAATGAACTTAAATATTGGTGGCGGGGACATAAAATTAGCTCTTAGCCTGGGAATACTTGTAGGCATGGTGGATCTTATGGCAGTTTTTGTAGCTATTTTTATCGCTTCTTTGTTAGCAATTATCGAGTTAGCTTTTTATCGTCGACAAACACAATACAGCTGTGCCCATGGCCCACATATGATCATTGGTGCTTTGACGGCAAGTTTAATTTTTATTGCATAA
- a CDS encoding shikimate dehydrogenase, giving the protein MTEIFCAAVLGSPIEHSLSPVLHNAGYQALGLPFSYTRIEATAQTLPNIVTQADQQFRGFSVTMPAKFAALAYANTVSNRAQLIGSANTLVRTDTGWYADNTDGEGLIGAINELAIPHLGVGSAVIIGSGGTARSAIWALAQTGFSNLWVINRTDRRQELQSLCDQLGITLNYRTFRELKPKELADIVTYAQLLISTVPSEVISQYLDVLARTNLIDVIYDPWPTPLVEKARERGFSACGGYVMLAHQAMSQFEQFTQHPAPRKHMRAALEDALGIVD; this is encoded by the coding sequence ATGACTGAGATTTTCTGCGCTGCAGTATTAGGTTCGCCAATTGAACATTCATTATCGCCAGTGCTGCATAATGCCGGTTATCAGGCGTTGGGTTTGCCTTTTTCCTACACTCGTATTGAAGCTACTGCGCAAACCCTACCAAATATTGTTACCCAGGCAGATCAGCAGTTTCGTGGTTTTTCAGTGACTATGCCAGCCAAATTCGCGGCATTGGCCTATGCCAATACGGTTAGTAACCGGGCTCAGTTGATTGGTTCCGCAAATACTTTGGTACGTACAGATACTGGCTGGTATGCCGATAATACTGATGGTGAGGGACTTATCGGGGCGATCAATGAATTAGCGATCCCTCATTTAGGTGTAGGCAGTGCAGTAATTATTGGCAGCGGTGGCACAGCTAGATCAGCAATATGGGCGCTTGCACAAACAGGTTTTTCCAACCTTTGGGTTATTAATCGAACTGATCGTCGTCAAGAGCTTCAATCCTTGTGTGATCAGTTGGGAATAACCTTGAACTACCGTACTTTTAGGGAACTTAAACCAAAAGAATTAGCCGATATTGTCACTTATGCACAGCTTTTAATTTCTACAGTTCCTTCAGAAGTAATTAGTCAATATCTAGATGTACTTGCTCGGACCAATCTTATCGACGTCATCTATGATCCTTGGCCAACTCCATTGGTGGAAAAAGCACGAGAACGAGGTTTTTCGGCATGTGGTGGCTATGTTATGTTGGCGCATCAGGCAATGAGTCAATTTGAGCAATTCACACAACACCCAGCACCACGTAAACATATGCGTGCCGCATTAGAAGATGCGTTAGGAATAGTCGATTAA
- the mltG gene encoding endolytic transglycosylase MltG, protein MRMEPKYVKRRQRGLAVMITALTLIVGAVVYIAVSMSNRTPTDYEGSGNGVMQLVEIKEGSSMSELGPELVKRNIVATNSAFQTAAANNPKASSVVPGFYRLQEHMSAKEAVAALVDPNNLVDLLDIHGGATLMDVSVVAGGTRLGIYSQIAEVTCTEGSTNCITVEELQKVAATVDPAVLGVPSWAIPQVIARGEDPRRLEGLIVPGEYVVNPSDDAQAILTQLITASAEVYASTDIEGRAEAIGLTAYELLTAASLIEREAPAGDFDKVARVILNRLAEPMRLEFDSTVNYGLSEQEVATTDEDRARVTAWNTYAMDGLPETPIASPSKEAIEAMENPADGDWLFFVTVDMDGTTVFSNTFEEHQAATADSINNGVLSSNR, encoded by the coding sequence ATGCGGATGGAACCCAAATACGTTAAGCGCCGTCAGCGCGGACTAGCAGTAATGATTACAGCGCTGACGCTTATTGTCGGTGCGGTTGTGTATATTGCTGTTTCTATGAGTAATCGCACGCCTACAGATTACGAAGGAAGCGGTAACGGAGTAATGCAGCTGGTTGAGATCAAGGAAGGGTCGAGCATGTCTGAGCTTGGTCCAGAATTGGTAAAACGCAACATTGTAGCGACTAACTCTGCTTTCCAAACCGCAGCAGCAAATAATCCGAAGGCAAGCTCAGTAGTTCCAGGTTTTTATCGACTTCAGGAACATATGAGTGCTAAGGAAGCTGTTGCTGCGTTAGTTGATCCAAATAATCTAGTTGATTTGCTTGATATTCATGGTGGGGCAACCTTAATGGATGTCAGTGTGGTCGCTGGTGGAACGCGACTGGGTATTTATTCACAGATCGCTGAGGTTACGTGCACCGAAGGTTCAACCAATTGCATTACTGTAGAAGAGTTGCAGAAAGTAGCAGCAACGGTTGACCCTGCTGTTTTAGGGGTTCCTAGTTGGGCAATTCCTCAGGTTATTGCTCGTGGTGAAGATCCTCGCCGCCTAGAAGGGTTAATTGTTCCTGGAGAATATGTAGTAAACCCTAGTGATGATGCTCAAGCCATTTTAACCCAGTTGATTACTGCTTCTGCTGAAGTTTATGCATCCACTGATATTGAAGGTCGTGCAGAAGCCATTGGTCTTACTGCCTATGAACTTCTTACTGCGGCTTCCCTTATTGAGCGGGAAGCTCCGGCTGGTGATTTCGATAAGGTTGCACGGGTGATCTTAAACCGGTTGGCTGAACCTATGCGGTTAGAGTTTGATTCCACAGTGAATTATGGTCTTTCCGAACAAGAAGTAGCTACTACGGATGAAGATCGTGCTCGAGTAACGGCGTGGAATACTTATGCTATGGATGGCCTGCCAGAAACTCCTATTGCAAGTCCATCAAAAGAAGCTATTGAAGCTATGGAAAACCCTGCTGATGGTGACTGGTTATTCTTTGTCACTGTCGATATGGATGGCACGACAGTGTTTAGCAATACTTTTGAAGAACACCAAGCAGCTACTGCTGATTCCATTAATAATGGGGTTCTTAGCTCGAACCGCTAA